The DNA segment ACGCCGACGACGTCGGCGCCGGCGTCCCCGATCAGCGGCAGCAGCTCGCCGGTGCCGACGCCGAAGTGGACCTTCGGCACGTCCCGGTCACCCAGGGCGTCGAAGACGGCGCGGGAGTGCGGCAGCACCCGGGAGGCGTAGTCGGTCGCGGACAGCACCCCGGCCCAGGAGTCGAACAGCTGCACGGCGCTGGCCCCGGCGTCGACCTGCACCTGCAGGAAGGTCGCCGCGCTGACCGCCAGCCGCTCCAGCAACCGCCGCCACGCCTCGGGCTCGGCGTACATGAACGCCTTGGTCCGGGCGTGCTCCTTGGACGGGCCGCCCTCGATCAGGTAGGTGGCCAGGGTGAACGGCGCCCCGGCGAAGCCGATCAGCGGCGTGCTGCCCAGCTCGGCGACCAGCCGGCGCACCGAGGTGGCCAGGAACTCCAGCCGGTCGGGCTCCAGCGGGGGCAGCGCGTCGACGTCGGCGACCGACCGGACCGGGGAGGCGACGACCGGACCGACACCGGGCTTGATCTCGATGTCCATCCCGGCCACGACCAGCGGCAGCACGATGTCGGAGAAGAGGATCGCCGCGTCGACGCCGTGCCGGCGGACCGGCTGCAGGGTGATCTCGGTGACCAGGTCGGGGTCCTGGCAGGCCTGCAGCATCGCCGTCCCCGCGCGGAGCGCCCGGTACTCCGGGAGCGACCGGCCGGCCTGGCGCATGAACCAGACGGGCGTGCGGTCGACCGGGAGGCCGCGGGCCGCCCGGACCAGGGCGGAGTCGGCGGCCGGACCTGCTGCTGTTCCCACGACCGCCGATCCTCCCAGACGCACCGGACGGCGGCGCGGCCCGTCGGTTGCCGCGCGGGAGCGGCACCGCAGCGGGGTCACAGCCCGGCCACAGCGGCGCGTCGGGACGCCACATCCGTCCCACATCGACCTACCCTGCGGCCGTGGCCCAGCAGCGCAAGCGTCCGGCCGACGGCGCCGAGCCGCCCGCGGCGCAGAAGCCAGCGGAGTTCCTGGCCGCCCTGGAAGCGCTGGCGACCGTACACCCGCGCCCGGGGATCGTCCTGGAGCACATCCCGGCGCCGCAGCGGCTGGCCCCGTTCTCCGCCGCGATCGGCGTGCACGTCGGCGACCCGGCCGACGAGGAGGAGGAGCTGGCCACCGGCCGCTTCATCGTGCTGTTCGACCCGGCGGGCCACGAGGCCTGGGAGGGCACCACCCGCTGCGTCGGCTACCTCTCCGCCAGCACCGACTCCGAGATGGTCGACGACAGCATGTTCTCCGAGGTCGCCTGGAGTTGGCTGACCGACGCGCTCGCGGAGCACGGCGCCGGCCACCACGCCATCGGCGGGACGGTGACCCGCACGGCCTCCACCCGGTTCGGCTCGATCGCCGCACCCGAGCACTCGGTCGACGTGGAGATCCGAGCGTCCTGGACGGCGGAGGGCACCGACCTGGACAAGCACCTCACCGCCTTCCTCGCCGTGCTCGGCAACGCCGCCGGCCTCCCGCCGCCGGGCATCCACCTGCTGACCTCGGACGGGCAGACCGCCGACAGCGGTGCCTAGACTCGTCGGTGTGCTCCACTCGGCGTAACCAGTGATGGGCCGAGTGCGCGGACACGCCGGAGCGGGTGCCGGGTGGTCAGCTGCTGGCCGTACCGTCGCCCGACCGGCCCGACGACGGGAGGCTGCGTGACCCTGGGACGACCGTGGTCCGACGGCGTCCTGTTCGGCCCGCACGCCGGTGCACTGGTGGTCGACCCCTCCCCGCTGGTCCGCGAGGCGCTCGCCGGCCGGTTGCGCGGACTGGGTGCCCGGGACGTCGAGGAGGCCGCCTCGCTGGAGGAGGCCCGGGTGCGGGCGCACGTCTCCGGGCCGCGCGCGCTGTGCGTGCTCGAGGCCGACCTGCCCGAGGCGGGGCCGGACGCCGGCAGCCGGGGCGGGGACCTCGGCCGCGGCCTGGAGCTGCTGCCGACGCTGCGCACCGAGGGCTGGCCGGTCACCGTCGTCCTGACCTCCGTGACCGACCCCGCCGTCGTCCGGTCCGCCTTCCTGGCCGGCGTGCAGGGGTACGTGCTCAAGACCAGCCCGCTGGCCACGCTCGCCGAGGGCCTGCGGGCGGCGCTGTCCGGCGAGGTCTTCGCCGACCCGGGCATCGCCAGCAGCCTGGCCCAGGGGCTGACCCGGTCCGGGGTGGAGGAAGCTGTCGGCGAGCTGTCCGCGCGCGAGCGGGACATCCTGCGGCTCGTCGCCGACGGGCACACCAACAAGGAGATAGGCGAGATGGTCGACCTGTCGGCACTGACCGTGAAGAGCCACCTGGCGCGGATCGCGCGCAAGCTGGGCACCGGCGACCGGGCGCACATGGTGGCGCTGGGCATGCGTTCGGGGGTCATCCACTGAGCGCCGACCAGACTCCGGCCGTCCCGCAGCTGGAGTTCACCGAGCCCACCGTCCCCGAGCGCACCGTCCCCGCGACCACCGCCCCCGAGGTCCCCGTCGTCGGGGAACCGTCGGTCGAGCAGGCGCCGGTCGACGAGGCACCGGCCGCCGTCCCGCTGCTCGCGCCCCGGGACGGGCTGCTCCCGGTCATCGAGACCTCCACCGCGCTGGTCGCCTACGCCGACGCGCTGGCCGCCGGCAGCGGCCCGGTCGCCGTCGACGCCGAGCGCGCCTCCGGGTACCGGTACGGCCAGAGCGCCTACCTGGTGCAGCTCCGCCGCGCCGGCGCGGGCACCGGGATGATCGACCCGGTGCCGCTGCCGGACCTGTCGGTCGTGCAGGCCGCGATCGGCGACGCCGAGTGGGTGCTGCACGCGGCGAACCAGGACCTGCCCTGCCTGGCCGAGCTGGGCCTGGTCCCGACCCGGCTGTTCGACACCGAGCTGGCCGCCCGGCTGGCCGGGCTGCCGCGGGTCGGGCTGGGCGCGGTCGTGGAGTCCCTGCTGGGACTGTCGCTGCAGAAGGGCCACTCGGCCGCGGACTGGAGCACTCGGCCGCTGCCGGAGGACTGGCTGGTCTACGCGGCGCTGGACGTCGAGGTGCTGGTCGAGCTGCGGGACGCGCTGGCGGCCATCCTCGACGAGCAGGGCAAGACCGAGTGGGCGCGGCAGGAGTTCGAGGCGATCCTGGCCGCGGGCCCCCCGGCGCCCAAGGTCGACCCGTGGCGGAAGACGTCGGGCATGCACGGGCTGCGCAGCCGGCGGCAGCTGGGCATGCTGCGGGCGCTCTGGCAGGCCCGCGACGAGCTGGCCCGCCGCCGGGACATCGCCCCCGGCCGGGTGCTGCCGGACACCGCCATGGTCTCGGCGGTGCAGGCCGACCCGACGACCGAGGCGGCGCTGCTGGACCTGCCGGTGTTCCGCGGCCGGGCCAACCGCCGGCTCGTCGGCACCTGGTTCGGCGCCCTGGTGCGCGGTCGGGAGCTGGCGGAGGCCGAGCTGCCGCTGCACAGCAAGCCCGGTGAGGGCCCGCCCCCGGTGAACCGCTGGGCCGACCGCGACCCCGCGGCGGCCGCCCGGCTCAAGGCCGC comes from the Modestobacter italicus genome and includes:
- the hemE gene encoding uroporphyrinogen decarboxylase gives rise to the protein MGTAAGPAADSALVRAARGLPVDRTPVWFMRQAGRSLPEYRALRAGTAMLQACQDPDLVTEITLQPVRRHGVDAAILFSDIVLPLVVAGMDIEIKPGVGPVVASPVRSVADVDALPPLEPDRLEFLATSVRRLVAELGSTPLIGFAGAPFTLATYLIEGGPSKEHARTKAFMYAEPEAWRRLLERLAVSAATFLQVQVDAGASAVQLFDSWAGVLSATDYASRVLPHSRAVFDALGDRDVPKVHFGVGTGELLPLIGDAGADVVGVDWRVPLDEAARRVGPGYSLQGNLDPAVLLADRETVDREVRRVVEQGRAARGHVFNLGHGVLPDTDPGVLTHVVELVHELSAR
- a CDS encoding DUF3000 domain-containing protein translates to MAQQRKRPADGAEPPAAQKPAEFLAALEALATVHPRPGIVLEHIPAPQRLAPFSAAIGVHVGDPADEEEELATGRFIVLFDPAGHEAWEGTTRCVGYLSASTDSEMVDDSMFSEVAWSWLTDALAEHGAGHHAIGGTVTRTASTRFGSIAAPEHSVDVEIRASWTAEGTDLDKHLTAFLAVLGNAAGLPPPGIHLLTSDGQTADSGA
- a CDS encoding response regulator transcription factor produces the protein MTLGRPWSDGVLFGPHAGALVVDPSPLVREALAGRLRGLGARDVEEAASLEEARVRAHVSGPRALCVLEADLPEAGPDAGSRGGDLGRGLELLPTLRTEGWPVTVVLTSVTDPAVVRSAFLAGVQGYVLKTSPLATLAEGLRAALSGEVFADPGIASSLAQGLTRSGVEEAVGELSARERDILRLVADGHTNKEIGEMVDLSALTVKSHLARIARKLGTGDRAHMVALGMRSGVIH
- a CDS encoding HRDC domain-containing protein, with protein sequence MAAGSGPVAVDAERASGYRYGQSAYLVQLRRAGAGTGMIDPVPLPDLSVVQAAIGDAEWVLHAANQDLPCLAELGLVPTRLFDTELAARLAGLPRVGLGAVVESLLGLSLQKGHSAADWSTRPLPEDWLVYAALDVEVLVELRDALAAILDEQGKTEWARQEFEAILAAGPPAPKVDPWRKTSGMHGLRSRRQLGMLRALWQARDELARRRDIAPGRVLPDTAMVSAVQADPTTEAALLDLPVFRGRANRRLVGTWFGALVRGRELAEAELPLHSKPGEGPPPVNRWADRDPAAAARLKAARASLAEVSERWSVPVENLLSPDLVRRLMWTPPTPADADALAAALRAGGAREWQIGLTRDLLTEAIAAG